A genomic window from Candidatus Polarisedimenticolia bacterium includes:
- a CDS encoding pirin family protein has translation MIKARSRNDRGRTQFDWLDSRHTFSFGDYRDPDHMGFRALRVINDDIVQPGKGFATHSHRDMEIVTLVLEGGLEHKDSTGTSSVILPGDVQRMSAGTGITHSEWNHAKDETVHFLQIWIIPETSGITPGYEQKSIPEEERRGRLVLLASRDGRDGSVKIHQDASLYGARLHRGDSVTHAVSPGRHAFVHVARGAATLNGRPLVAGDGAAVSDEPRIALEGTGDLLVFDLG, from the coding sequence ATGATCAAGGCGAGATCCCGGAACGACCGCGGCAGGACGCAGTTCGACTGGCTCGACAGCCGCCACACGTTTTCCTTCGGCGACTATCGCGACCCCGACCACATGGGGTTCAGGGCGCTGCGCGTGATCAACGACGACATCGTCCAGCCGGGAAAGGGGTTCGCCACCCATTCCCATCGCGACATGGAGATCGTGACCCTCGTGCTCGAAGGGGGGCTGGAGCACAAGGACAGCACCGGCACCTCCTCGGTGATCCTTCCCGGCGACGTCCAGCGCATGAGCGCCGGCACCGGCATCACGCACAGCGAGTGGAACCACGCGAAGGACGAGACCGTCCACTTCCTGCAGATCTGGATCATCCCCGAGACGAGCGGCATCACGCCCGGATACGAGCAGAAGAGCATCCCGGAGGAGGAGCGGCGCGGCCGGCTGGTCCTGCTGGCGTCCCGGGACGGGCGGGACGGCTCGGTCAAAATCCACCAGGACGCGTCGCTCTACGGCGCGCGCCTGCACCGCGGCGATTCGGTCACCCACGCCGTGTCGCCCGGGCGCCACGCCTTCGTGCACGTGGCGAGAGGAGCCGCGACCTTGAACGGCCGGCCGCTCGTCGCGGGGGACGGCGCCGCCGTCAGCGACGAGCCTCGGATCGCCCTGGAGGGGACCGGCGACCTGCTGGTCTTCGATCTCGGATGA